From the genome of Methylomonas sp. UP202, one region includes:
- a CDS encoding type I restriction endonuclease subunit R, translating to MVSKTTEKELEIAIEKQLTGTCLEAQKGVAEVGDLPFSPNHGYQLGLPQDFNARYAIDSKRFWAFLEHTQPKELEKLQKHGGDLQLKVLERFDKLIKKYGLLHLLKKGLSVDDATLHLMYPAPLASSSEKVKQNFADNIFSSTRQVRYSLSNTLEEIDLVLFINGLPFATLELKNPWTGQTARYHGQKQYREDRDINQPLLQFGRCLVHMAVDTDEVYMTTKLAGPHTYFLPFNKGHNYGAGNPPNPNGHKSAYLWQEVFSKESVANIIQHFVRLDGSSKEPLDKRTLFFPRYHQLDVVRKLVAHASQNGVGQTYLIQHSAGSGKSNSITWAAYQLIEAYPASLDTPGAVDLEKPLFDSVIVVTDRRLLDKQLRENIKDFSEVKNIVAPAFKSSELKSALEQGKKIIITTIQKFPFIIDGIADLSDKRFAVIIDEAHSSQSGSAHDNMNRAMGKSEQADEELDVQDKILQAMQSRKMRGNASYLAFTATPKNTTLEKFGVKQADGSFEPFHLYSMKQAIEEGFILDVLANYTTYKSYYEIQKSITDNPLFDSAKAQKKLRAYVERHQQTIAVKAEIMLDHFIPQVVNSKKLKGKAKGMVITQNIEAAIRYYRAISQLLKDRGNPFKVAIAFSGTKEVDGIEYSEAQINGFAENETRDYFDQDEYRLLIVANKYLTGFDQPKLSAMYVDKKLQGVLAVQALSRLNRAAPKWGKKTEDLFILDFFNSVDDIKTAFDPFYTATRLSEATDVNVLHELKDALDEVAVYEWFEVEQFVELYFSNADAQQLSPLIDTAADRFNQELALDELAKADFKIKAKQFVKIYGQMASIIPYEIVVWEKLFWFLKFLIPKLIVKDPNADQIDELLESVDLSSYGLERVKLNHSIGLDASETELEPQNPNLRGTHGSGEEHDPLDEIIRSFNERWFQGWGATPEEQRIKFINIADGIKAHPDFQEKYQNNPDVHTRILAFEKIFEDVILKNRRNELELYKLLANDPAFKAAMQQSLRQMVA from the coding sequence ATGGTCAGCAAAACCACCGAGAAAGAACTGGAAATTGCCATCGAAAAACAGCTGACCGGCACCTGTTTGGAAGCCCAAAAGGGTGTTGCCGAAGTCGGCGATCTGCCGTTCAGCCCCAACCACGGCTACCAACTCGGCTTGCCACAGGATTTCAACGCCCGTTACGCCATCGACAGCAAACGCTTTTGGGCGTTTTTGGAGCACACCCAGCCTAAAGAGCTGGAAAAATTGCAAAAGCACGGCGGCGATTTGCAGCTTAAAGTGTTGGAGCGCTTCGATAAGCTGATCAAAAAATACGGCCTGCTGCATTTGCTGAAAAAGGGTTTGAGCGTCGACGATGCCACCTTGCACTTGATGTATCCGGCGCCGTTGGCCAGCAGTTCCGAAAAGGTGAAGCAGAACTTCGCCGACAACATTTTCAGCAGTACCCGCCAGGTACGTTATTCCTTGAGCAATACCCTGGAAGAAATTGATCTGGTGTTGTTCATCAACGGCTTGCCGTTTGCCACGCTGGAGCTGAAAAATCCCTGGACTGGCCAAACTGCCCGTTACCACGGCCAGAAACAATACCGCGAAGATCGCGACATCAATCAGCCTTTGCTGCAATTTGGTCGTTGCCTGGTACACATGGCAGTGGATACCGATGAAGTCTACATGACCACCAAACTGGCCGGGCCGCACACCTACTTTCTGCCGTTCAACAAGGGCCACAACTACGGCGCCGGCAATCCGCCCAACCCAAACGGCCACAAAAGTGCGTATTTATGGCAGGAGGTGTTTAGCAAGGAGAGCGTTGCCAATATCATTCAGCATTTCGTGCGATTGGATGGCAGCAGTAAGGAGCCGCTGGATAAGCGAACCTTGTTTTTTCCGCGTTATCACCAACTGGATGTGGTGCGCAAACTGGTAGCGCATGCCAGTCAAAACGGCGTGGGGCAAACCTATTTGATACAACACTCGGCGGGATCGGGTAAATCCAATTCCATCACCTGGGCGGCGTATCAATTGATCGAAGCCTATCCGGCCAGTCTGGATACGCCGGGTGCGGTTGACTTGGAAAAGCCATTGTTCGATTCGGTAATTGTCGTCACCGACCGCCGCTTACTGGATAAGCAACTGCGCGAAAACATCAAGGATTTTTCCGAAGTCAAAAACATCGTCGCCCCGGCGTTCAAGTCTTCCGAGCTGAAAAGCGCCTTGGAGCAAGGCAAGAAAATCATCATTACCACCATCCAGAAATTCCCTTTTATCATCGACGGCATCGCCGATCTGAGTGACAAACGCTTTGCGGTGATCATCGACGAGGCCCATAGCTCGCAGAGTGGTTCCGCGCATGACAATATGAACCGGGCGATGGGCAAAAGCGAGCAGGCTGATGAAGAGCTGGATGTGCAGGACAAAATTCTGCAAGCCATGCAATCGCGAAAAATGCGTGGCAATGCCTCGTATTTAGCCTTTACCGCGACGCCAAAAAACACCACCTTGGAAAAGTTCGGCGTTAAACAAGCGGATGGCAGTTTCGAGCCGTTTCATTTGTATTCCATGAAACAGGCGATCGAGGAAGGCTTTATCCTGGATGTGCTGGCCAATTACACCACGTATAAAAGCTATTACGAGATCCAGAAATCCATCACGGATAATCCGCTGTTCGACAGTGCCAAGGCACAGAAAAAGCTGCGCGCCTATGTCGAGCGCCACCAGCAGACCATTGCCGTGAAAGCGGAAATCATGCTCGACCATTTCATTCCGCAGGTGGTCAACAGCAAAAAACTCAAAGGCAAAGCCAAGGGCATGGTGATTACCCAGAACATCGAAGCGGCCATTCGTTATTACCGGGCGATTAGCCAGTTATTGAAGGACCGCGGCAATCCGTTCAAGGTAGCCATTGCCTTCTCCGGCACTAAAGAAGTGGATGGCATCGAGTACAGCGAAGCGCAGATTAATGGTTTTGCCGAAAATGAAACCCGCGATTATTTCGATCAAGACGAGTACCGCTTGTTGATCGTCGCTAACAAATACTTGACCGGATTCGATCAGCCCAAGCTCAGTGCGATGTATGTCGATAAGAAGCTGCAAGGTGTGCTGGCGGTGCAAGCCTTGTCGCGCTTGAATCGAGCAGCACCCAAGTGGGGCAAGAAAACCGAAGATTTGTTCATCCTGGATTTCTTTAATTCGGTGGACGACATTAAAACCGCCTTCGATCCGTTTTATACCGCCACGCGCTTGTCGGAAGCCACGGATGTTAATGTATTGCATGAGTTAAAAGATGCGCTGGACGAGGTGGCGGTGTATGAGTGGTTTGAGGTTGAGCAATTTGTCGAACTGTATTTTAGTAATGCCGATGCCCAGCAGCTAAGCCCTCTGATCGATACGGCGGCAGACCGATTCAATCAGGAATTGGCGCTTGATGAACTGGCTAAAGCCGACTTCAAGATCAAAGCTAAGCAGTTTGTCAAAATTTATGGGCAAATGGCGTCTATCATCCCGTATGAAATTGTTGTTTGGGAAAAACTGTTCTGGTTTCTGAAGTTTCTAATCCCCAAACTGATCGTGAAAGACCCTAATGCGGATCAGATTGATGAATTGCTGGAGTCAGTGGATTTGTCATCTTATGGTTTGGAACGGGTCAAACTCAATCACAGTATTGGTCTGGATGCCAGCGAAACCGAGCTGGAGCCGCAAAACCCCAATCTGCGGGGAACGCATGGCAGTGGTGAGGAACACGATCCTCTGGATGAAATCATCCGCAGTTTTAACGAACGCTGGTTTCAGGGTTGGGGCGCAACGCCGGAAGAGCAACGCATCAAGTTCATCAACATCGCCGACGGTATCAAAGCGCATCCTGATTTCCAGGAAAAATATCAAAACAACCCCGACGTGCATACCCGAATCTTGGCGTTCGAAAAAATCTTTGAAGACGTGATACTCAAGAATCGCCGTAATGAACTAGAGCTATATAAGCTGCTTGCCAACGATCCAGCATTTAAAGCCGCTATGCAGCAGAGTTTGCGGCAAATGGTGGCTTGA
- a CDS encoding restriction endonuclease subunit S — protein sequence MIEQLTEMSRYEAYKDSGVEWLGEIPEHWTLTRLGTRFEERRQKVSDKNFPPLSVTKNGILPQLDTAAKTNDGDNRKLVKKGDFVINSRSDRKGSSGVSDRDGSVSLINIVLTPNGIYPQYCNFLLKSNAFIEEFYRMGHGIVADLWTTHYDEMKSVILGVPPLLEQTAIAAFLDRKTTQIDQAVAIKEQQIALLKERKQILIQNAVIRGLDANVPMRDSGAEWIGEIPAHWEILANRALFRQRIEPGEEGLPLLSVSIHTAVSSEEISDEENIRGRIKIEDKTKYNLVHPGDIVFNMMRAWQGAIGAVAVKGMVSPAYIIATPSQKIASSYFEYQYRCPEFIQQMDRNSKGITDFRKRLYWNEFKQLMTVVPPIEEQTAIVIHIETQSTKIDQAIAIQQQQIDKLKEYKATLINSAVTGKIRVPEVAT from the coding sequence ATGATTGAGCAACTGACGGAAATGTCGAGATATGAGGCTTATAAGGATTCCGGCGTGGAATGGTTGGGGGAGATTCCTGAGCATTGGACATTAACTCGTTTAGGTACACGTTTTGAAGAACGCAGGCAAAAAGTTTCTGATAAAAACTTTCCTCCCTTGTCAGTCACGAAAAATGGAATATTGCCGCAATTAGATACTGCCGCAAAAACTAATGATGGCGACAATAGAAAATTGGTAAAAAAAGGCGACTTTGTCATCAATAGTCGCTCAGATCGAAAAGGATCTAGTGGAGTTTCCGATAGGGATGGCTCTGTTTCTCTGATTAATATTGTGTTGACGCCAAACGGAATTTATCCCCAATACTGTAACTTTCTTTTGAAAAGTAACGCGTTTATTGAAGAGTTTTATCGCATGGGACATGGAATTGTTGCCGACCTTTGGACTACTCATTATGACGAGATGAAGTCGGTCATTTTGGGAGTACCGCCTCTACTTGAACAAACCGCTATCGCCGCTTTTCTGGATCGTAAAACCACGCAGATTGACCAAGCCGTGGCGATCAAGGAACAACAAATCGCCTTGCTGAAAGAGCGCAAACAAATCCTGATTCAAAACGCCGTCATCCGTGGTCTTGACGCCAATGTGCCGATGCGCGATTCCGGCGCTGAGTGGATCGGCGAGATTCCAGCGCATTGGGAAATACTCGCAAACCGTGCTTTGTTCAGGCAACGCATTGAACCAGGTGAAGAAGGTTTACCGTTATTATCAGTTTCAATTCATACGGCAGTTTCTTCAGAAGAAATATCGGATGAAGAAAACATCCGCGGCCGAATCAAAATTGAAGATAAAACCAAATATAACTTGGTTCATCCCGGGGATATAGTTTTCAATATGATGCGAGCTTGGCAGGGTGCAATTGGCGCAGTAGCAGTAAAAGGTATGGTCAGCCCTGCCTATATTATTGCTACACCGAGTCAAAAAATAGCCTCTTCATATTTTGAGTATCAATATCGTTGCCCGGAATTTATTCAACAAATGGACAGAAATTCAAAAGGAATTACCGATTTTCGGAAAAGACTGTATTGGAATGAGTTTAAGCAATTAATGACTGTCGTTCCGCCTATTGAGGAACAAACCGCCATCGTCATCCACATCGAAACCCAGTCCACCAAAATCGACCAAGCCATTGCCATCCAGCAACAACAAATCGATAAACTCAAGGAATACAAAGCCACGCTGATCAACAGCGCCGTCACCGGCAAAATCCGAGTTCCTGAGGTTGCCACATGA
- a CDS encoding WYL domain-containing protein → MNSETQPTSTLEAQSHAQRERLIFIEFRLYFLGDIGRQDLMQRFGIAPAVATRDFALYRELFPNNIDFDNKSKSYVIARTFSPAFQHSAERVLTALSRGFGDGIGGSSEPLLTCELPKVLNQPSMEILAPIARAIHQRKIVSIDYTSHSSGFSTREIAPFALVNDGLRWHVRAYDRKRPDFLDFVITRIPRSQLIEEGQVLPHELPSADIQWNRIVELDLVPHPNQEHPEIIENDYGMTDGVLHLKMRAAAAGYVLRQWIVDCSSGHSQQGNEYRLWLRNHLALYGVSSAKFAPGYEFPEV, encoded by the coding sequence ATGAATAGCGAAACGCAACCAACATCAACCTTAGAAGCACAGAGCCACGCTCAACGAGAACGGCTCATCTTTATTGAATTTCGTTTGTATTTTCTTGGAGACATTGGGCGCCAAGACTTAATGCAGCGGTTCGGTATAGCGCCCGCGGTTGCTACAAGAGATTTTGCCCTGTACCGCGAGCTGTTCCCGAACAACATCGATTTTGATAACAAGTCCAAATCCTACGTAATTGCACGAACATTCTCTCCGGCATTCCAACACTCTGCGGAACGTGTATTAACCGCGCTATCACGCGGATTCGGCGATGGCATCGGAGGCAGTAGCGAGCCGTTGCTGACATGCGAATTACCGAAAGTGCTTAATCAGCCTTCGATGGAAATCCTGGCACCAATTGCTCGAGCGATCCACCAACGAAAGATCGTCAGCATCGACTACACCTCACATAGCAGCGGATTTTCGACACGCGAAATCGCGCCGTTTGCTTTGGTCAATGATGGCTTGCGTTGGCACGTCCGCGCCTATGATCGTAAAAGACCCGATTTTCTGGATTTCGTCATCACTCGGATACCGAGAAGCCAGTTAATCGAAGAGGGACAGGTGTTACCTCACGAACTGCCTAGTGCAGACATTCAATGGAACAGGATCGTGGAATTGGATTTGGTGCCACACCCCAATCAGGAGCACCCCGAGATCATCGAAAACGACTATGGGATGACCGATGGCGTATTGCATTTGAAAATGAGAGCCGCCGCTGCCGGCTATGTTTTGCGGCAATGGATCGTCGATTGCTCATCCGGGCATAGCCAGCAAGGCAATGAATATCGGTTATGGTTAAGGAATCACCTGGCGCTCTACGGTGTTTCCAGTGCCAAGTTTGCCCCTGGCTATGAATTTCCCGAGGTTTGA
- a CDS encoding Fic family protein — MNAVDTLLEQADALLSQLQQYRDWDSRSVDKATDIEYTYDSNRIEGNTLTLRETDLVINKGLTIGGKTLVEHLEAINHYEAVELIREMACHDAQFNRHDLLTLHALVLRGIDKQYAGRFRDIPVMIGGSRHTPPQSWLLEEQMAGYFEFYAQNRQSLHPIVLAAELHERLVTIHPFVDGNGRTARLVMNLVLLQHGYPIAIIHGDTESRLAYYDALEQCNLGQDKQSFHGLITEKVIEALQRRLALLQQKE; from the coding sequence ATGAACGCTGTCGACACCTTGCTCGAACAAGCCGATGCCTTGCTGAGCCAATTGCAGCAATACCGCGATTGGGATAGCCGCAGCGTGGACAAGGCCACCGACATCGAATACACCTACGACAGCAACCGCATCGAAGGCAACACGCTGACCTTGCGCGAAACCGATCTGGTGATCAACAAGGGGCTTACAATCGGCGGCAAGACGCTGGTCGAACATTTGGAGGCAATCAACCATTACGAGGCGGTGGAACTGATCCGCGAGATGGCCTGCCACGATGCCCAGTTCAATCGGCACGACTTGTTGACCTTGCATGCCTTGGTCTTGCGCGGAATCGACAAACAGTATGCTGGTCGGTTTCGAGATATTCCGGTGATGATCGGTGGTAGCCGGCATACGCCGCCGCAATCCTGGCTACTGGAAGAGCAGATGGCTGGATATTTTGAGTTCTATGCGCAAAACCGGCAAAGCCTGCATCCGATTGTGCTGGCTGCCGAGCTGCATGAACGGCTAGTGACCATTCACCCGTTTGTGGATGGCAATGGCCGCACCGCGCGCTTGGTGATGAATCTGGTTTTGCTGCAACACGGCTACCCCATAGCCATTATTCACGGTGACACCGAATCCCGTCTGGCGTATTACGATGCCTTGGAGCAATGTAACTTGGGGCAGGATAAACAGTCTTTTCATGGTTTGATTACCGAGAAGGTCATCGAAGCCTTGCAGCGCCGATTAGCGCTACTTCAACAAAAGGAGTGA
- a CDS encoding HU family DNA-binding protein, which produces MNKSELIDVIASYANLTKTDAGRALDGITQSIQAALKAGDSVALVGFGTFEVKERAERAGRNPQTGEAITIAAAKLPSFKAGKGLKDAVQ; this is translated from the coding sequence ATGAACAAATCTGAACTTATCGACGTCATCGCTAGCTACGCCAATTTGACCAAAACCGACGCCGGCCGTGCATTGGATGGCATCACTCAATCCATCCAAGCTGCTTTAAAAGCTGGCGATTCCGTGGCACTGGTGGGTTTTGGTACTTTTGAAGTGAAAGAACGCGCCGAACGCGCTGGACGTAATCCGCAAACCGGTGAAGCGATTACGATTGCCGCCGCTAAACTGCCATCGTTTAAAGCCGGCAAAGGTCTGAAAGACGCGGTTCAGTAA
- a CDS encoding class I SAM-dependent DNA methyltransferase: MNHAAHNKLVSFIWSIADDCLRDVYVRGKYRDVILPMVVLRRLDALLEPSKDKVMEELAFQKNEMGLTELDDNGLKEASGYVFYNTSKWTLTQLLKTATNNQQILLANVEDYLNGYSSNVKEIIDKFNLKTQVRHMAGKDVLLGVLEKFTSPYINLTPYDKEDPDGNRLPVLSNLGMGYVFEELIRKFNEENNEEAGEHFTPREVIELMTHLIFDPVKDQLPPVMTIYDPACGSGGMLTESQNFIKDEEGAIRATGDVYLYGKEINDETYAICKSDMMIKGNNPANIRVGSTLSTDEFAGTRFDFMLSNPPYGKSWASEQKYIKDGGDVIDARFRVTLNDYWGRPEALDATPRSSDGQLLFLMEMVSKMKPLDKSAGSNKGGSRIASVHNGSSLFTGDAGSGESNIRRHIIENDLLEAIIQLPNNLFYNTGITTYIWLLSNHKAPERKGKVQLIDASQLYRKLRKNLGNKNCEFAPEHIQTIAETYLNLATQERQTDEAGIAARVFDNSDFGYYKVNIERPDRRKAQFSQERIETLRFDKALNQPMQWIYQQWGDAVYQPGCLEQHEKTILAWCEDNELGLNAKNRSKLLSLDTWLKQQNLMQTAQALMAAIGTDQSSDFNQFKVSVDAILKAQAIKLTASDKNAILNAVSWYDETAEKVIAQTFKLNGDMLEKILQRLDCSEDELPDFGVYPAGKKGEYLSYEANADLRDSESVPLNDQIHRYFRAEVKPHVAEAWINLDSVKIGYEISFNKYFYRHKPLRTMNDVAQDIIALEKQAEGLIADILGIDVNLL; encoded by the coding sequence ATGAATCACGCAGCACACAATAAACTCGTTTCATTTATCTGGTCGATCGCCGACGATTGTCTGCGCGATGTCTACGTCCGCGGCAAATACCGCGATGTCATCCTGCCGATGGTAGTATTGCGCCGCCTGGATGCGCTGTTAGAGCCCAGTAAAGACAAAGTCATGGAAGAGTTGGCGTTCCAGAAAAACGAGATGGGCCTGACCGAACTCGACGATAACGGCCTGAAAGAAGCCTCCGGCTATGTGTTTTACAACACCAGCAAATGGACGCTCACCCAATTATTAAAGACCGCCACCAACAATCAGCAAATCCTGCTGGCGAATGTCGAAGACTACTTGAACGGCTACAGCAGCAACGTCAAGGAAATCATCGACAAATTCAATCTCAAAACCCAAGTTCGGCACATGGCCGGCAAGGATGTTTTGCTCGGCGTCCTGGAAAAGTTTACCTCGCCCTACATCAACCTCACACCGTACGATAAGGAAGATCCTGATGGCAACCGGCTGCCAGTCCTTAGCAATCTGGGCATGGGTTATGTCTTTGAAGAGCTGATCCGAAAATTCAACGAAGAAAATAACGAAGAGGCCGGTGAACACTTCACGCCCCGCGAAGTGATCGAGTTGATGACCCATCTAATCTTCGATCCGGTAAAAGATCAACTCCCTCCAGTCATGACCATCTATGATCCGGCCTGCGGTTCCGGCGGCATGCTCACTGAGTCGCAAAACTTCATCAAGGACGAAGAGGGCGCTATTCGCGCGACTGGCGATGTCTATTTGTACGGCAAGGAGATCAACGACGAAACCTACGCCATCTGCAAATCCGACATGATGATCAAGGGCAACAACCCGGCCAACATCCGCGTCGGCTCCACGCTGTCCACGGATGAATTTGCCGGCACCCGCTTTGATTTCATGCTCTCCAATCCGCCTTATGGCAAAAGCTGGGCCAGCGAGCAGAAATACATCAAAGACGGTGGCGATGTGATCGATGCCCGGTTTCGGGTGACGTTAAACGACTATTGGGGCAGGCCGGAAGCGCTAGATGCCACGCCGCGTTCCAGCGACGGCCAGTTGCTGTTTCTGATGGAAATGGTCAGCAAAATGAAGCCGCTGGATAAAAGCGCTGGTTCAAATAAAGGTGGTTCGCGCATCGCTTCCGTGCATAACGGCTCCAGCTTATTCACTGGCGATGCCGGTAGCGGCGAAAGCAATATTCGCCGCCACATCATCGAAAACGATTTGCTGGAAGCCATTATTCAATTGCCCAACAACCTGTTTTACAACACCGGCATCACCACTTATATCTGGTTGCTATCCAATCACAAGGCGCCCGAACGTAAAGGCAAAGTACAACTGATTGACGCCAGCCAGCTTTACCGCAAACTGCGCAAAAATCTTGGCAATAAAAACTGCGAATTCGCTCCGGAACATATCCAGACCATCGCCGAAACCTATTTAAACTTGGCCACTCAAGAGCGTCAAACTGATGAAGCGGGTATCGCCGCTCGGGTCTTCGACAACAGCGATTTCGGCTACTACAAGGTCAATATCGAACGCCCGGACCGCCGCAAGGCTCAATTTAGCCAGGAACGGATTGAAACCTTACGTTTCGACAAGGCGTTAAATCAGCCGATGCAATGGATTTACCAGCAATGGGGCGATGCCGTCTATCAACCCGGCTGCCTGGAACAACACGAAAAAACCATTCTGGCCTGGTGCGAAGATAACGAACTGGGTCTCAACGCCAAAAATCGCAGCAAATTGCTCAGCCTGGATACCTGGCTGAAACAACAAAACCTGATGCAGACAGCGCAAGCCTTGATGGCGGCTATCGGTACCGACCAATCGAGCGATTTTAACCAATTCAAGGTTTCCGTCGACGCCATACTCAAGGCGCAAGCGATCAAGCTGACCGCCAGCGACAAAAACGCTATCCTCAACGCCGTCAGTTGGTATGACGAAACCGCCGAGAAAGTCATCGCGCAAACCTTCAAACTCAATGGCGATATGCTTGAAAAAATCTTGCAACGCCTGGATTGCAGCGAAGATGAGCTACCCGATTTTGGCGTTTACCCCGCCGGCAAAAAAGGCGAATACCTCAGCTACGAAGCCAACGCCGATTTGCGCGACAGCGAATCGGTGCCATTGAACGACCAGATTCACCGCTACTTCCGAGCCGAAGTGAAACCGCACGTCGCAGAAGCTTGGATTAACCTGGATTCGGTCAAAATCGGTTACGAAATCAGCTTTAACAAATATTTCTATCGGCACAAACCGCTGCGTACTATGAATGACGTGGCTCAGGACATCATCGCCCTGGAAAAGCAGGCCGAAGGCTTGATTGCCGATATTCTGGGCATTGACGTAAACCTGCTATAG
- a CDS encoding PDDEXK nuclease domain-containing protein, translating to MMHDAEPLKSASEHPSLSDGLAPLFSNIALVIQQSRQQVQQAVNSAMVQCYWQIGCLIVEHEQQGQVRAAYGKQQLQMLSERLTAEFGKGLDITNLRKMRRFYLSFPIRETVSLELSWSHYKLLASIESDQARAWYQQEAIQQCWSVRALERQIDKLYYERLLSSQDKALVQAEAQQHIAHENQRQQQLRPHDVLRDPYILDFLNLPSQHLLESDLEQGLLDNLQAFLLELGKGFAFVARQQRIRTEDQDFYIDLVFYHFKLKCFLLIDLKLGKLSHQDVGQMDSYVRIYDQQQRSADDNPTIGLILCSQKSEAVVKYSVLTDSEQLFAAKYLPFLPTEAELKRELERERIKVQAELLNKTDEADDD from the coding sequence ATGATGCACGATGCCGAACCATTGAAATCAGCAAGCGAACATCCGTCGCTATCTGATGGACTAGCGCCGCTTTTCAGCAACATTGCTCTGGTTATTCAACAGTCACGTCAGCAAGTGCAGCAGGCCGTGAATAGTGCGATGGTGCAATGCTACTGGCAGATTGGCTGTTTGATTGTCGAACATGAACAACAGGGACAGGTGCGCGCCGCCTACGGTAAGCAACAATTGCAAATGCTTTCTGAACGACTCACTGCGGAATTTGGTAAAGGCTTAGACATCACGAATTTACGTAAAATGCGACGATTTTATTTAAGCTTTCCAATTCGAGAGACAGTGTCTCTCGAATTGAGTTGGTCGCATTACAAGCTATTGGCCAGCATCGAAAGCGACCAAGCTCGCGCATGGTATCAGCAGGAAGCCATTCAGCAATGCTGGAGCGTGCGGGCACTGGAACGGCAGATCGACAAACTCTACTACGAACGCCTGTTGTCCAGTCAGGATAAAGCACTGGTTCAAGCCGAGGCGCAGCAGCATATCGCCCATGAAAACCAGCGGCAACAGCAACTGCGGCCCCATGATGTATTGCGTGACCCCTATATTCTCGATTTTTTGAACCTACCCAGCCAGCATTTGTTGGAATCCGATCTGGAACAAGGCCTGCTGGATAACCTGCAAGCCTTCCTGCTGGAATTGGGTAAAGGCTTTGCCTTTGTCGCCCGGCAACAGCGCATCCGCACCGAAGACCAGGACTTTTACATCGATCTGGTGTTTTACCATTTCAAGCTGAAGTGCTTTTTACTGATTGACCTGAAACTGGGCAAGCTCAGCCATCAAGATGTCGGCCAGATGGACAGCTATGTGCGCATCTACGACCAACAGCAACGCTCGGCGGACGACAACCCGACCATCGGCCTGATCCTGTGCAGCCAGAAAAGTGAGGCGGTCGTGAAGTATTCGGTGTTGACCGACAGCGAACAGTTGTTCGCCGCCAAATACCTGCCGTTTTTACCGACCGAAGCCGAGCTGAAACGCGAGTTGGAACGGGAGCGCATTAAAGTACAGGCGGAATTGCTGAATAAAACGGACGAGGCGGACGATGATTGA